In Rhinoraja longicauda isolate Sanriku21f chromosome 6, sRhiLon1.1, whole genome shotgun sequence, the following proteins share a genomic window:
- the utp18 gene encoding U3 small nucleolar RNA-associated protein 18 homolog — PPTPPPPPPTPGPATTRCSPARAHDHNNQPQPHDHPPPLPTLDKPVHKRPGSRKRAAERRWEEKERSRNLRRLQKGEGDGDGGGGGDEDEEERRLEELVFGGEAALLERLQPAQAAHVDQTLLDEDSSDSEVENEAKSSVPPCKKAAWVDEEDGVEDKVQMTHRFRKNLQKSAKEKTLTVAQLQQRLREQFQSAMGGTPSWAERKDKKTKKDKKDSDEESDDEDDELLRKTGNFVSTSAALAKDVLEIKTCTDANHVRPSDSRLTTTQFHPLAQVILTAGRDRVISLFQVDGKTNPKIQSVCLEKFPVYKARFSADGEQVIATTNRGKLFYIYDMIVGKIIPVTSVKGLPEWEVMKFEVSPDGSLLLLTGSAGYLHLLSMKTKELVGSMKINGQVVANAFSPDGSVVYSTSDDGEVYVWDVKSRRCMNRFTDEGCLRGTCIAVSRNGQYVACGSSSGVVNVYSQDSCLIETTPKPIKAIMNLVTAISSVSFNPTTEILAIASKTTDDAVKLIHIPSFTAFSNFPIFRRKNIYQAQAMDFSPRSGFFSIANNNGRALLYRVKHYTDF; from the exons cccccaaccccaccaccaccaccaccaaccccGGGACCCGCGACCACCCGCTGCTCCCCGGCCCGGGCCCACGACCACAACAACCAGCCGCAGCCTCACGACCACCCGCCCCCGCTCCCCACGCTGGATAAGCCCGTCCACAAGCGGCCCGGGTCCCGCAAGCGGGCGGCCGAGCGGCGATGGGAGGAGAAGGAGCGGAGCCGCAACCTGCGGCGGCTGCAGAAGGGGGAGGGCGATGgcgatggcggcggcggcggcgacgaGGACGAGGAGGAGCGGCGGCTGGAGGAGCTGGTGTTCGGCGGCGAGGCCGCGCTGCTGGAGAGGCTGCAG CCAGCACAGGCGGCTCACGTGGATCAAACCTTGCTGGATGAAGACTCCAGCGACTCTGAGGTGGAAAACGAGGCCAAGTCCAGTGTCCCTCCGTGCAAGAAGGCAGCTTGGGTGGATGAGGAGGACGGAGTGGAGGATAA AGTGCAAATGACGCATCGATTCCGGAAAAATCTACAGAAAAGCGCAAAGGAGAAGACcctcactgtggcacagctgcagCAGAGACTGAGAGAGCA GTTCCAGAGCGCTATGGGCGGAACACCATCGTGGGCAGAGAGGAAggataaaaagacaaaaaaggACAAGAAAGACTCGGACGAAG AAAGTGACGATGAAGATGATGAATTATTACGAAAAACTGGGAATTTTGTATCCACCTCTGCTGCCCTTGCCAAAGATGTGTTAGAG ATAAAAACCTGCACGGATGCCAACCATGTCCGGCCATCAGACAGCAGATTAACCACAACTCAGTTCCACCCTCTGGCTCAAGTGATACTCACTGCAGGGAGAGACCGAGTCATCTCGCTCTTTCAG GTTGATGGAAAGACCAACCCCAAGATACAGAGCGTGTGCCTGGAGAAGTTTCCCGTGTACAAGGCCCGGTTCAGTGCCGACGGTGAGCAGGTTATCGCCACAACCAACCGCGGCAAACTGTTCTACATCTACGACATGATAGTTGGCAAGATCATCCCTGTCACCAGCGTCAAAG GATTACCGGAATGGGAAGTCATGAAGTTTGAGGTGTCGCCGGACGGCTCGTTGCTGCTGCTCACTGGTTCTGCCGGCTACCTGCACCTTCTCTCCATGAAG ACCAAAGAGCTGGTGGGCAGCATGAAGATCAATGGCCAGGTGGTGGCCAATGCTTTCTCTCCAGACGGGAGTGTGGTGTACTCGACCTCTG ATGACGGGGAGGTTTACGTGTGGGACGTGAAGAGTAGGAGGTGCATGAACAGGTTCACCGATGAAGGATGCCTGAGGGGAACGTGCATCGCAGTGTCTCGCAACGGGCAGTACGTCGCCTGCGG GTCCAGTTCTGGAGTTGTGAATGTTTACTCACAAGACAGCTGCCTGATCGAAACTACCCCTAAACCAATAAAGGCCATCATGAACTTGGTTACTGCAATATCGTCAGTGTCCTTTAACCCCACCACAGagatcttggccattgcttcaaagaCCACGGATGATGCAGTCAAGCTG ATCCACATCCCGTCCTTCACGGCGTTCTCGAACTTCCCCATATTCCGACGCAAGAACATTTACCAGGCCCAGGCCATGGACTTCTCCCCCAGGAGCGGCTTCTTCTCCATTGCCAACAACAATGGCCGAGCCTTGTTGTACAG GGTGAAGCACTACACTGACTTCTGA